A stretch of the Streptomyces sp. NBC_01428 genome encodes the following:
- a CDS encoding ABC transporter permease yields the protein MVRRVLALTSGRIAVAVLVAVALLALLGPLLAPQNPLATSDHTLAAASGAHWLGTDYLGRDVLSRLLDGSRVSVLGALEVALTALAIGAVPGILSVHLGRAFEWITLRLADTLVALPFLLFAVAVIALLGNGLTQAMLVTGALVSPLFYRVARAATLSVARSPYVEAALISGASIGWVVRRHVWAKVLPPIAVALAQTIGVGFVIVSSLTFLGIGVQPPAPTWGGLLASDLGYLSHQPWAPAVPALLIMVTVWACNLLADAIRDVSGEAGRALVNRRKARANRRRDADPAPVGGVR from the coding sequence ATGGTGCGCCGCGTCCTCGCCCTCACCTCCGGCCGGATCGCCGTGGCCGTTCTCGTCGCGGTCGCCCTGCTGGCCCTGCTCGGGCCGCTGCTGGCCCCGCAGAACCCCCTGGCCACCAGCGACCACACGCTGGCCGCCGCCTCGGGGGCCCACTGGCTGGGAACCGACTACCTCGGCCGTGACGTGCTCAGCCGACTCCTCGACGGCTCACGCGTCAGCGTCCTCGGTGCCCTGGAGGTCGCCCTCACGGCACTCGCCATCGGCGCCGTCCCGGGCATCCTGTCGGTCCACCTCGGCCGGGCCTTCGAGTGGATCACCCTCCGGCTCGCCGACACTCTCGTCGCCCTCCCGTTCCTGCTGTTCGCCGTCGCCGTGATCGCGCTGCTCGGCAACGGCCTCACCCAGGCGATGCTGGTCACGGGCGCGCTGGTGTCCCCGCTGTTCTACCGGGTGGCCCGCGCCGCGACCCTGTCCGTCGCACGCTCCCCCTACGTGGAGGCGGCGCTCATCTCCGGCGCGTCCATCGGCTGGGTCGTGCGCCGTCACGTGTGGGCCAAGGTGCTGCCGCCCATCGCGGTCGCCCTCGCCCAGACCATCGGCGTCGGGTTCGTCATCGTGTCGAGCCTGACCTTCCTCGGCATCGGCGTCCAGCCGCCGGCCCCGACCTGGGGCGGTCTCCTCGCCTCGGACCTCGGCTACCTCAGTCACCAGCCGTGGGCGCCGGCCGTACCGGCCCTGCTGATCATGGTCACCGTCTGGGCCTGCAACCTTCTCGCCGACGCGATCCGCGACGTCTCCGGCGAGGCGGGCCGCGCGCTGGTCAACCGACGCAAGGCCCGCGCGAACCGCCGCCGCGACGCCGACCCCGCCCCCGTAGGAGGTGTGCGATGA
- a CDS encoding ABC transporter permease, which translates to MTTTEAPAPPDVRLPAAAARTRHTVFRVLVTLARSVAIFVPVFLVATFVTFALRSLSGLSPARIQLGEEATPEAVARVEAQWGLDRPFLVQYADWFGGVLHGQLGTSWTNGADISTLIGLGLGVSLSVATFALLIGVVAGFALGTIAALRRTTWVDRAITGFVTVISVMPAFVVGIVLVAVFAVGLHLLPSAGYVPAEQGFGPWLAHITLPAIALSFDVVADVARQLRSSLIAAYRENYVTGAVVRGLSPRRIFFGHVLRNGLGPALATLGLKFPALVGASVVTEWIFGLQGFGRFANDSAQAGDVPAVQGVLVVSIVLVVVFNLIVNLVLARVTPASQRGV; encoded by the coding sequence ATGACGACGACGGAGGCACCGGCCCCGCCCGACGTCCGTCTTCCCGCCGCCGCGGCCAGGACACGGCACACCGTCTTCCGTGTCCTGGTCACCCTCGCCCGGTCGGTCGCGATCTTCGTGCCCGTCTTCCTCGTCGCGACGTTCGTGACGTTCGCGCTGCGGTCGCTGAGCGGGCTCAGCCCGGCGCGCATCCAGCTCGGCGAGGAGGCGACGCCCGAGGCGGTCGCCCGGGTCGAGGCCCAGTGGGGCCTCGACCGGCCGTTCCTGGTCCAGTACGCGGACTGGTTCGGCGGCGTGCTGCACGGGCAGCTCGGAACGAGCTGGACCAACGGCGCCGACATCTCGACCCTCATCGGCCTCGGCCTGGGCGTGAGCCTGTCGGTGGCGACCTTCGCCCTGCTCATCGGCGTGGTCGCCGGTTTCGCCCTCGGCACGATCGCGGCGCTGCGCCGCACCACCTGGGTGGACCGGGCGATCACCGGGTTCGTCACGGTCATCTCGGTGATGCCGGCCTTCGTCGTCGGGATCGTGCTGGTCGCGGTCTTCGCGGTGGGACTGCACCTGCTCCCGTCGGCCGGATACGTGCCGGCGGAGCAGGGGTTCGGGCCGTGGCTCGCCCACATCACCCTGCCCGCGATCGCGCTCAGCTTCGACGTCGTCGCCGACGTGGCCCGCCAGTTGCGGAGCAGTCTCATCGCGGCCTACCGCGAGAACTACGTGACGGGCGCCGTGGTCCGGGGGCTGAGTCCCCGCCGGATCTTCTTCGGCCACGTACTGCGCAACGGGCTCGGACCGGCGCTCGCGACGCTCGGCCTGAAGTTCCCCGCACTCGTCGGTGCCTCCGTCGTGACGGAGTGGATCTTCGGGCTGCAGGGCTTCGGACGGTTCGCCAACGACTCCGCGCAGGCCGGCGACGTACCGGCCGTGCAGGGCGTCCTCGTGGTGTCGATCGTCCTGGTCGTCGTCTTCAACCTGATCGTCAACCTGGTGCTGGCGCGCGTCACGCCGGCCTCGCAGCGGGGGGTGTGA
- a CDS encoding ABC transporter substrate-binding protein: MSGRLTPESPATGLRSARPARLRAAALGTALAAVLVPALSACGGEAASAGGGAAALKWTSSYFPTHWDPVVGGSGAQFRELALVYASLTRTDKDGKAVPDLAKSWEYNAEGDVITFHLRPGLKFSDGTPVDGSAVKTAIERAKKQKNSALFGDLTSIRSVQAKGLDAVLRLSQVDYQIPQLLGERVLQIASPKASASPDKLDQNPVGAGPFIVTQLVPGTKAVLKKNPDYWDAKNIHIDNVELTSAPDASTVVSGLQTGVYNFADIAPSQADAAKKAGLDVFVQPGFNASNISLNVNKAPFDNDKVVDAVRYAVDRQEFVDKLTFGYGSVTNQPFPKGYVAFDPQSENAYAYDPAKSKKLLAEAGYHAGDIKLNLVIPAEDPQAEIVQAQLAKVGIKVTIKIDKNWATPFFAKDLTFSLYGTTGRDSAAQTLTAHFGPDGPLNLSTPYEPTGFEAAIAKVRQTPLDSADYTKVLQAATRAGLKSKALVFTYSSPNLIAKSKSISGLPKNPAHIDWTGVTISGN, encoded by the coding sequence ATGTCCGGACGACTCACGCCCGAAAGCCCCGCGACAGGACTCCGCTCCGCCCGACCCGCCCGGCTCCGTGCCGCGGCCCTGGGGACCGCCCTCGCCGCCGTGCTCGTCCCCGCGCTCAGCGCCTGCGGCGGTGAGGCGGCGTCGGCCGGCGGCGGGGCGGCCGCGCTGAAGTGGACCTCCTCCTACTTCCCCACCCACTGGGACCCGGTCGTCGGCGGCAGCGGCGCCCAGTTCCGTGAACTCGCCCTCGTGTACGCCTCGTTGACGAGGACCGACAAGGACGGCAAGGCCGTCCCGGATCTTGCCAAGAGCTGGGAGTACAACGCCGAGGGGGACGTGATCACCTTCCATCTGCGCCCCGGGCTGAAGTTCAGCGACGGGACGCCGGTCGACGGTTCCGCGGTGAAGACGGCGATCGAACGGGCCAAGAAGCAGAAGAACTCGGCCCTCTTCGGCGACCTGACCTCCATCAGGTCGGTGCAGGCCAAGGGACTCGACGCGGTGCTCCGGCTGAGTCAGGTCGACTACCAGATACCCCAACTGCTCGGCGAGCGCGTCCTGCAGATCGCCAGCCCCAAGGCGTCCGCCTCGCCCGACAAGCTGGACCAGAACCCGGTGGGCGCGGGTCCGTTCATCGTCACCCAGCTCGTGCCGGGCACGAAGGCGGTCCTGAAGAAGAACCCCGACTACTGGGACGCCAAGAACATCCACATCGACAACGTCGAACTGACCTCCGCGCCCGACGCCTCCACCGTCGTCTCGGGACTGCAGACCGGCGTCTACAACTTCGCCGACATCGCGCCCAGTCAGGCCGACGCGGCCAAGAAGGCCGGCCTCGACGTGTTCGTGCAGCCCGGATTCAACGCGTCCAACATCAGCCTGAACGTGAACAAGGCACCGTTCGACAACGACAAGGTCGTCGACGCCGTGCGGTACGCGGTCGACCGTCAGGAGTTCGTCGACAAGCTGACGTTCGGCTACGGCTCAGTGACCAACCAGCCCTTCCCGAAGGGGTATGTGGCCTTCGATCCGCAGTCGGAGAACGCCTACGCCTACGATCCCGCGAAGTCGAAGAAGCTGCTGGCCGAGGCCGGCTACCACGCCGGGGACATCAAGCTGAACCTGGTCATCCCGGCCGAGGACCCGCAGGCCGAGATCGTCCAGGCGCAGTTGGCGAAGGTCGGCATCAAGGTCACCATCAAGATCGACAAGAACTGGGCCACCCCGTTCTTCGCGAAGGACCTGACGTTCTCGCTGTACGGGACGACGGGGCGGGACTCCGCCGCGCAGACCCTCACCGCGCACTTCGGCCCGGACGGGCCGCTCAACCTCAGCACCCCCTACGAGCCCACCGGGTTCGAGGCGGCCATCGCCAAGGTGCGGCAGACCCCGCTCGACTCCGCCGACTACACGAAGGTCCTCCAGGCGGCGACCCGGGCGGGGCTCAAGAGCAAGGCGCTCGTCTTCACGTACTCCTCGCCCAACCTCATCGCCAAGAGCAAGTCCATCTCGGGCCTGCCGAAGAACCCGGCCCACATCGACTGGACCGGCGTGACCATCTCCGGCAACTGA
- a CDS encoding DsbA family oxidoreductase, translating to MRAVRQPGVEVVEYTDPLCPWAWGSEPVFRRLRAGLAGRVRWRRVHCLLFDLDDDPPPDPAAETAWYARYVEDVCTHTGAPRPVRLSRVAASSWPSSLVAKAAERQGAEVADRVLRRLRESVFVLGEPADTMPLALSAVRGVPGLDHELLAAGAASAEVLDAVRADHAEARRPVREVLSVPGGSPHPGAAKETADGGHRYALPTLLIRTPTAFRVVPGWRPYEQYAAAVAELSPGPPADSERQPPAQALARYRSLTGPEGHLLADGPWPPAEAVRVDTGNGPLWLHPEEAAVHPARRAGPLPAS from the coding sequence GTGCGGGCCGTGCGACAACCGGGGGTGGAGGTGGTCGAGTACACGGACCCGCTGTGTCCGTGGGCCTGGGGTTCGGAGCCGGTGTTCCGCCGGCTGCGCGCCGGGCTTGCGGGCCGCGTCCGCTGGCGCCGCGTGCACTGCCTGCTCTTCGACCTCGACGACGACCCGCCGCCCGATCCGGCGGCGGAGACCGCCTGGTACGCGCGCTACGTCGAGGACGTCTGTACGCACACGGGAGCCCCGAGGCCCGTCCGGCTGAGCCGCGTCGCGGCGAGTTCCTGGCCGTCCTCGCTGGTCGCCAAGGCCGCCGAGCGGCAGGGCGCCGAGGTGGCCGACCGGGTGCTGCGGCGGCTGCGGGAGAGCGTCTTCGTCCTGGGCGAACCGGCGGACACCATGCCGCTCGCGCTGTCGGCGGTACGGGGCGTGCCCGGCCTGGACCATGAACTGCTGGCCGCCGGCGCGGCCTCGGCCGAGGTGCTGGACGCGGTGCGCGCCGACCACGCCGAGGCGCGTCGTCCGGTGCGCGAGGTGCTGTCCGTGCCCGGCGGATCGCCGCACCCCGGCGCCGCGAAGGAGACCGCGGACGGGGGCCACCGGTACGCGCTGCCGACCCTGCTGATCCGTACTCCGACGGCGTTCCGGGTCGTACCGGGCTGGCGGCCTTACGAGCAGTACGCGGCCGCCGTCGCCGAGTTGAGCCCGGGACCGCCGGCGGACTCCGAACGGCAGCCTCCTGCCCAGGCACTCGCCCGGTACCGGAGCCTCACCGGCCCGGAGGGCCACCTGCTGGCCGACGGTCCGTGGCCCCCCGCGGAGGCGGTCCGTGTCGACACCGGCAACGGCCCGTTGTGGCTGCATCCGGAGGAGGCCGCGGTACACCCCGCCCGCCGCGCAGGCCCGCTCCCGGCGTCCTGA
- a CDS encoding RrF2 family transcriptional regulator translates to MHISAKADYATRALLELAREPARPLTCEAIASSQHIPFRFLKSVVGELRRAGLVRSQRGCEGGYWLGRPAGEVTLLDVVRAVDGELITLRGEPLAGLDYPGPAAGLPGVWRQIEADAAAVLGGTTLAALLPAEPAERLSHQGAA, encoded by the coding sequence GGACTACGCCACACGGGCGCTGCTGGAGCTCGCCCGCGAACCGGCCAGACCGCTCACCTGCGAGGCCATCGCCTCCTCGCAGCACATCCCGTTCCGGTTCCTGAAGTCCGTCGTCGGCGAACTGCGCAGGGCGGGGCTGGTGCGCAGCCAGCGTGGCTGCGAGGGCGGGTACTGGCTGGGCCGACCGGCCGGCGAAGTCACGCTGCTGGACGTCGTACGCGCTGTGGACGGCGAGTTGATCACGCTGCGGGGTGAGCCGTTGGCCGGACTGGACTATCCCGGGCCCGCCGCCGGACTGCCCGGGGTGTGGCGGCAGATCGAGGCGGACGCCGCGGCGGTGCTCGGCGGGACGACCTTGGCCGCGCTGCTGCCCGCCGAGCCGGCCGAACGGCTCAGCCACCAGGGAGCCGCGTGA